A DNA window from Drosophila virilis strain 15010-1051.87 chromosome 4, Dvir_AGI_RSII-ME, whole genome shotgun sequence contains the following coding sequences:
- the Pvf3 gene encoding uncharacterized protein Pvf3 isoform X4: MGSKGFFPLMLLLLLLLADLGYTEEHAHRHAHNGTTSGPPPASSRRHQQQQLQQQRLQQLQWAQADNRLDNGGHHHHLRHEQHLRAELAGNENRQPPPPPPKTMQLELEQLAMLGHGPGEQHHLRHHNRHHAAWEQRVFPELHQRQHRLGLTTAAPAAAALVTDAPLPQALGGNGTVSTRYFDRDGIYPAWTQPRSTRAPNWQQEIEDDSEDENEDDDDDDDDDDDDEEEEDYKDNEPVADDSFAAELAKQMPRYSFFSQKLPQISSMEQDYDAYDQDEPALVTNRHPNVAASHTKAAAKRNIFDWLFKPKLKPKTSTAKPQAESADHASAEEAAFSNEQWNKIEHEHHLKQQQHQKELQALRDSNKNRNRNRNAPLIRARGGIDNEVSLEIGISQKAKSELNSGKYLTGNWLASSFLLPDWSSARN, from the coding sequence ATGGGCAGCAAGGGCTTCTTcccgctgatgctgctgctgctgctcctcctcgcCGATCTCGGCTATACCGAGGAGCATGCGCATCGCCACGCCCACAATGGCACCACCAGCGGGCCTCCGCCGGCTAGTTCCCGCCgccatcaacagcagcagctgcagcagcagcgcctgcagcagctgcagtggGCGCAGGCGGATAACAGGCTGGACAACGGcggtcatcatcatcatttgcGGCACGAGCAGCATCTGCGCGCCGAGCTGGCGGGCAATGAGAACAGGcaaccgccgccgccgccgccaaagaccatgcagctggagctggagcagctggcCATGTTGGGGCACGGGCCGGGCGAGCAGCATCATTTGCGGCATCACAATCGCCATCATGCCGCCTGGGAGCAGCGCGTCTTTCCGGAGCTGCACCAGCGCCAGCATCGCCTCGGCCTGACCACAGctgcgccagcagctgctgccttgGTGACAGATGCTCCACTGCCTCAGGCTCTGGGAGGCAATGGCACTGTGTCCACGCGCTACTTTGATCGCGATGGCATATATCCGGCCTGGACGCAGCCGCGCTCGACGCGTGCGCCCAATTGGCAGCAGGAGATTGAGGATGACAGCGAAGATGAGAATGaggacgacgatgatgatgatgatgatgatgatgatgatgaggaggaggaggactATAAGGATAATGAGCCCGTGGCGGATGATAGCTTTGCCGCCGAACTGGCCAAGCAAATGCCGCGCTACTCGTTCTTCAGCCAAAAGCTGCCCCAGATTAGCTCCATGGAGCAGGACTACGATGCCTACGATCAGGACGAGCCGGCGCTGGTCACCAACAGACATCCCAATGTGGCCGCCAGCCACACCAAGGCCGCCGCCAAGCGCAACATATTCGACTGGCTCTTCAAGCCAAAGCTCAAGCCGAAGACCTCAACGGCCAAGCCCCAGGCGGAGAGCGCTGACCACGCCTCCGCGGAGGAAGCGGCCTTCTCCAACGAGCAGTGGAACAAGATCGAGCACGAGCATCAtctgaagcagcagcagcaccagaaGGAGCTCCAAGCACTgcgcgacagcaacaaaaacagaaacagaaaccgaAACGCGCCGCTGATAAGAGCCCGAGGCGGCATTGATAATGAG
- the Pvf3 gene encoding uncharacterized protein Pvf3 isoform X5, with the protein MGSKGFFPLMLLLLLLLADLGYTEEHAHRHAHNGTTSGPPPASSRRHQQQQLQQQRLQQLQWAQADNRLDNGGHHHHLRHEQHLRAELAGNENRQPPPPPPKTMQLELEQLAMLGHGPGEQHHLRHHNRHHAAWEQRVFPELHQRQHRLGLTTAAPAAAALVTDAPLPQALGGNGTVSTRYFDRDGIYPAWTQPRSTRAPNWQQEIEDDSEDENEDDDDDDDDDDDDEEEEDYKDNEPVADDSFAAELAKQMPRYSFFSQKLPQISSMEQDYDAYDQDEPALVTNRHPNVAASHTKAAAKRNIFDWLFKPKLKPKTSTAKPQAESADHASAEEAAFSNEQWNKIEHEHHLKQQQHQKELQALRDSNKNRNRNRNAPLIRARGGIDNENFVKGAALISEPVVQLFIQLPGYSAPFGQCG; encoded by the exons ATGGGCAGCAAGGGCTTCTTcccgctgatgctgctgctgctgctcctcctcgcCGATCTCGGCTATACCGAGGAGCATGCGCATCGCCACGCCCACAATGGCACCACCAGCGGGCCTCCGCCGGCTAGTTCCCGCCgccatcaacagcagcagctgcagcagcagcgcctgcagcagctgcagtggGCGCAGGCGGATAACAGGCTGGACAACGGcggtcatcatcatcatttgcGGCACGAGCAGCATCTGCGCGCCGAGCTGGCGGGCAATGAGAACAGGcaaccgccgccgccgccgccaaagaccatgcagctggagctggagcagctggcCATGTTGGGGCACGGGCCGGGCGAGCAGCATCATTTGCGGCATCACAATCGCCATCATGCCGCCTGGGAGCAGCGCGTCTTTCCGGAGCTGCACCAGCGCCAGCATCGCCTCGGCCTGACCACAGctgcgccagcagctgctgccttgGTGACAGATGCTCCACTGCCTCAGGCTCTGGGAGGCAATGGCACTGTGTCCACGCGCTACTTTGATCGCGATGGCATATATCCGGCCTGGACGCAGCCGCGCTCGACGCGTGCGCCCAATTGGCAGCAGGAGATTGAGGATGACAGCGAAGATGAGAATGaggacgacgatgatgatgatgatgatgatgatgatgatgaggaggaggaggactATAAGGATAATGAGCCCGTGGCGGATGATAGCTTTGCCGCCGAACTGGCCAAGCAAATGCCGCGCTACTCGTTCTTCAGCCAAAAGCTGCCCCAGATTAGCTCCATGGAGCAGGACTACGATGCCTACGATCAGGACGAGCCGGCGCTGGTCACCAACAGACATCCCAATGTGGCCGCCAGCCACACCAAGGCCGCCGCCAAGCGCAACATATTCGACTGGCTCTTCAAGCCAAAGCTCAAGCCGAAGACCTCAACGGCCAAGCCCCAGGCGGAGAGCGCTGACCACGCCTCCGCGGAGGAAGCGGCCTTCTCCAACGAGCAGTGGAACAAGATCGAGCACGAGCATCAtctgaagcagcagcagcaccagaaGGAGCTCCAAGCACTgcgcgacagcaacaaaaacagaaacagaaaccgaAACGCGCCGCTGATAAGAGCCCGAGGCGGCATTGATAATGAG aaTTTTGTTAAAGGGGCAGCGTTGATTTCTGAACCAGTTGTCCAATTGTTTATCCAGTTGCCCGGCTACTCCGCGCCGTTCGGCCAATGCGGCTGA